A genomic region of Chitinimonas arctica contains the following coding sequences:
- a CDS encoding acyl-homoserine-lactone synthase, protein MQNSIQMIQIGQRQQFNRGDLHAIHSLRARVFRDRMGWEVPILAGMEIDGYDALEPHYMVIRNQERQVFGCWRLLPTLGPYMLKDTFPALLHGSPAPEEEGVWELSRFAIETDGSPSFGFADQALDAMREIVRFADEGGIKRYVTVTTTAIERMLRRAGIEISRFGPPIRIGVENAVALTIELGEQTHSALFGLKH, encoded by the coding sequence ATGCAGAACTCTATTCAAATGATCCAGATCGGACAGCGTCAGCAATTCAACCGTGGCGATCTCCATGCCATCCACAGCCTGCGCGCCCGGGTGTTTCGAGATCGCATGGGGTGGGAGGTGCCGATCCTGGCCGGCATGGAGATAGACGGTTATGACGCATTGGAGCCGCACTACATGGTGATCCGCAACCAGGAGCGGCAGGTGTTTGGCTGCTGGCGCCTGCTTCCCACCCTGGGGCCTTATATGCTGAAGGACACATTCCCGGCCTTGCTCCACGGCAGTCCGGCACCGGAAGAGGAGGGTGTATGGGAACTGAGCCGCTTTGCCATCGAAACCGATGGCTCGCCCAGCTTCGGCTTTGCCGACCAGGCGCTGGATGCCATGCGCGAAATCGTCAGGTTTGCCGATGAAGGCGGCATCAAACGCTATGTCACCGTCACCACCACCGCGATCGAACGCATGCTGCGCCGAGCCGGCATCGAAATCAGCCGTTTCGGTCCGCCCATCCGCATCGGCGTGGAAAATGCCGTGGCACTGACCATCGAGCTGGGTGAGCAGACCCACAGCGCCTTGTTTGGCTTAAAACATTGA
- a CDS encoding helix-turn-helix transcriptional regulator has protein sequence MYMQTENAVGTAGALSTVFYCQYALRRVRKAMKESQTIFWRRFGVSQSRGSRFEQGLPLPAPVQILLHLYLAGRINDRDLSESLAQIDPSND, from the coding sequence ATGTACATGCAAACAGAGAACGCGGTGGGCACCGCAGGGGCGTTGTCCACGGTGTTTTACTGCCAATATGCGCTGCGCCGAGTCCGCAAAGCGATGAAGGAAAGCCAAACGATTTTCTGGCGGCGCTTCGGCGTCAGCCAGTCGCGCGGCAGCCGTTTCGAGCAGGGACTACCCCTGCCCGCTCCGGTGCAGATCCTGTTGCATCTTTATCTCGCGGGCCGTATCAACGACCGCGACCTCAGCGAATCCTTGGCGCAAATCGACCCAAGCAACGATTGA
- a CDS encoding helix-turn-helix transcriptional regulator: protein MPYLEKYQAFVEAKTEMDAVFQLSTVAKRFGYDKVMFAAVPKPGAPLGGAYLRSTYPERWREIYDRRGLGRLDPTVAHCFSHTMPLVWAPDSFRGKEQRALYEEACSYGLRAGVTLPFHGPTGEVGMLTVVRDQQPGKAFVADLQDNIGHLAILRDLAFEVLRGYMQPAEAARQAPDLTKTELEYLKWLAAGKTDWEISRIMDVSIAGARFHIANLRRKFDVGRRTDVVVRAIQFGLVSV from the coding sequence GTGCCGTACCTGGAAAAGTATCAAGCTTTCGTCGAGGCGAAAACCGAGATGGATGCCGTGTTTCAACTATCGACCGTGGCCAAGCGCTTTGGCTACGACAAAGTAATGTTCGCTGCCGTGCCCAAACCCGGTGCACCGCTGGGTGGAGCCTATCTGCGCAGCACGTATCCGGAGCGATGGCGCGAGATCTACGATCGGCGCGGCTTGGGCCGGCTGGATCCCACCGTGGCACATTGCTTCAGCCACACCATGCCCTTGGTGTGGGCGCCGGACAGCTTCCGGGGCAAGGAACAGCGAGCCCTTTATGAGGAAGCGTGTTCCTATGGCCTGCGTGCGGGCGTGACGCTGCCTTTTCATGGTCCGACCGGCGAGGTGGGCATGTTGACGGTCGTGCGGGATCAACAGCCCGGCAAGGCCTTCGTTGCCGACCTGCAGGACAATATCGGCCACCTTGCCATTCTGCGGGACCTCGCCTTCGAGGTGTTGCGCGGCTACATGCAACCGGCCGAGGCGGCGCGGCAGGCGCCGGATTTGACCAAGACCGAACTGGAATACCTGAAGTGGCTGGCGGCCGGCAAGACCGACTGGGAGATCTCACGGATCATGGATGTGTCGATTGCCGGTGCGCGCTTCCATATCGCCAACCTGCGGCGCAAATTCGATGTAGGCCGGCGCACCGACGTGGTGGTGCGGGCCATTCAATTCGGCTTGGTGTCGGTGTAG
- a CDS encoding DUF5610 domain-containing protein: MKLPSVDVAQSAPRPIAHVPTGKMTDEQKKDLQVQQIRASYRFSASVSEGDNYYRLLVQANFESVGSALGIEAPETAVEALPVEQEEVDNTPPATAKRIVDLTTGFFELFRQQYPDEDPDKVLNRFMETIGKGIAQGFQEAREVLDGLGVLKDEVADNIDKTWELVQQGLKAFAEAHAKPSKPAEGEPPAQPIAAKAQSKAGASA; encoded by the coding sequence ATGAAACTTCCCAGTGTTGATGTCGCCCAGTCGGCGCCTCGCCCGATTGCGCACGTACCGACCGGCAAGATGACCGATGAGCAGAAGAAGGATCTGCAGGTGCAACAGATCCGCGCCAGTTACCGCTTTAGCGCATCGGTCAGCGAAGGCGATAATTACTACCGCTTGCTGGTGCAGGCCAACTTCGAGTCGGTCGGCAGCGCGCTGGGTATCGAGGCGCCTGAAACAGCCGTGGAGGCACTGCCGGTCGAGCAGGAAGAAGTCGACAATACCCCCCCCGCCACCGCCAAGCGCATTGTCGACCTGACCACCGGCTTTTTCGAACTGTTCCGCCAACAGTACCCCGACGAGGACCCTGACAAGGTGCTGAACCGCTTCATGGAAACCATCGGCAAGGGCATCGCCCAGGGCTTCCAGGAAGCGCGCGAGGTCCTCGACGGCCTTGGTGTACTGAAGGACGAGGTGGCCGATAATATCGACAAGACCTGGGAGTTGGTACAGCAAGGGCTCAAAGCCTTCGCGGAAGCGCATGCCAAGCCGTCGAAACCCGCCGAGGGCGAACCGCCGGCCCAGCCCATCGCGGCAAAGGCGCAGAGCAAAGCTGGTGCGAGCGCATAG
- a CDS encoding DUF2062 domain-containing protein produces the protein MPRKLLRRYLPTRESLDRNALLRRCSPYLSHPNLWHLNRHSVAGGLAVGLFCGLIPGPLQILAATPLAILFRVNLPVAVFGTFFSNPFTIVPIYVAAFGLGRLLTGVSSGPGTLPPLPETDWAHLGDTLSAWIAWGLSMGAPLAIGLVAMAALLAVAGYFLVQWGWRLHVLYALRIRRLRRAA, from the coding sequence ATGCCACGTAAACTCCTCCGCCGCTATCTACCCACCCGTGAATCGCTGGATCGCAACGCACTGCTGCGCCGTTGCAGCCCCTACCTGTCCCATCCCAACCTATGGCACCTCAATCGCCATTCCGTCGCCGGCGGACTCGCGGTGGGGCTGTTTTGCGGCCTGATCCCCGGCCCCTTGCAGATACTGGCCGCCACGCCCCTGGCCATCCTGTTCCGGGTCAATCTTCCGGTCGCCGTCTTCGGCACCTTCTTCAGCAATCCCTTCACCATCGTGCCGATCTATGTCGCGGCGTTTGGGCTGGGCAGGTTGCTTACCGGCGTAAGCAGCGGACCCGGCACCTTGCCTCCCCTGCCGGAGACCGACTGGGCGCACCTGGGCGATACCCTGTCGGCGTGGATAGCCTGGGGACTATCGATGGGCGCACCACTGGCCATCGGCCTGGTCGCCATGGCCGCGTTGCTGGCGGTGGCCGGCTACTTCCTGGTGCAGTGGGGGTGGCGTTTGCATGTTCTTTACGCTTTGCGGATCAGGCGGTTGCGGCGCGCGGCCTAG
- a CDS encoding LysR family transcriptional regulator ArgP: protein MLLDARKGEALLAVIDSGSFEQAAIHLHLTPSAVSQRVRAMEEQLGMPLVLRGRPCRATPAGQRLVQYLRRSSLLEDEFVSQWQEASGRHLSVPLAVSNDTLATWLLPALAEFLVAEQLLVDITVDDQDHTYTWLQSGHAVAGVSSEPLPMRGCLAHSLGIMRYRLLATPAFVARWLPRGLDREAARQAPLMVFDRKDGLQAEFLQNQLGLPPGSYPCHYVPASEPFLQAIRLGLGYGMVPELQFGTALQSGELIDLAPSQPCDVALYWHCWRVQSPKLEALSAEVLRAARTVLIQL from the coding sequence ATGCTGTTGGATGCGCGCAAGGGTGAAGCCTTGCTGGCCGTGATCGATAGCGGCAGTTTCGAGCAGGCGGCAATCCATCTGCATCTGACGCCCTCGGCGGTTTCTCAGCGGGTGCGTGCCATGGAGGAGCAGCTGGGCATGCCGCTGGTGCTGCGCGGCCGTCCTTGCCGTGCCACCCCGGCCGGTCAACGGCTGGTGCAGTACCTGCGGCGCAGCAGTCTGCTGGAGGATGAGTTCGTCAGCCAATGGCAGGAAGCGAGTGGCCGGCATTTGAGTGTGCCCCTGGCGGTCAGCAACGACACGCTTGCCACCTGGCTCCTGCCGGCCCTGGCGGAGTTCCTGGTGGCGGAGCAATTGCTGGTGGATATCACCGTGGACGACCAGGACCACACTTACACTTGGTTGCAGAGCGGACATGCGGTGGCGGGTGTGTCCAGCGAGCCTTTACCCATGCGAGGCTGCCTGGCACATTCCCTGGGCATCATGCGCTACCGTTTATTGGCTACGCCGGCTTTCGTGGCCCGTTGGCTGCCGCGTGGCCTGGACCGTGAGGCGGCACGGCAGGCGCCGTTGATGGTATTTGATCGCAAGGATGGTCTGCAGGCCGAATTCCTGCAAAACCAGTTGGGCCTGCCGCCGGGTAGCTATCCCTGCCACTACGTTCCGGCCAGCGAGCCCTTCCTGCAGGCGATACGCCTCGGCCTGGGCTATGGCATGGTGCCGGAGCTGCAATTTGGCACGGCCTTGCAAAGTGGAGAATTGATCGATCTGGCGCCCTCGCAGCCCTGCGATGTGGCCTTGTATTGGCATTGCTGGCGGGTGCAGTCACCCAAGTTGGAAGCGCTTAGCGCGGAGGTATTGCGTGCGGCTAGAACGGTTTTGATACAGCTTTAA
- a CDS encoding LysE/ArgO family amino acid transporter, producing the protein MFASTVYLKGLGLGASLIMAIGAQNAHVLRMGLKRQHVALSVAACVVVDALLIGLGVAGMGALVQASPLLLGLARWGGVAFLVGYGLRSWRAVWRSESLSVAGEHAPISAGKALGTVLALSLLNPHVYLDTVVLLGAVGANQTPADQPSFAAGAMTASVLWFCLLGFGARLLAPLFNRPRAWQCIDALTGTTMLVLAWLVAWGM; encoded by the coding sequence ATGTTTGCCTCCACCGTTTATCTCAAGGGTCTGGGCTTGGGCGCCAGCCTGATCATGGCGATAGGCGCACAGAATGCCCATGTGCTGCGCATGGGCCTGAAACGCCAGCATGTGGCGTTGAGCGTGGCAGCCTGTGTGGTGGTCGATGCCCTCTTGATCGGCCTGGGGGTAGCCGGCATGGGCGCGCTGGTGCAGGCCTCGCCGCTCTTGCTCGGATTGGCGCGCTGGGGCGGGGTGGCGTTTCTGGTGGGCTACGGTTTGCGCAGCTGGCGGGCGGTCTGGCGTAGCGAATCCTTGTCCGTCGCCGGCGAGCATGCGCCCATCAGTGCCGGCAAGGCGCTGGGGACCGTGCTGGCGCTCTCGCTGCTGAATCCGCATGTCTACCTCGACACCGTGGTATTGCTGGGCGCCGTCGGCGCCAACCAGACGCCGGCGGACCAACCCAGCTTTGCCGCCGGCGCCATGACCGCCTCGGTGCTTTGGTTCTGCCTGCTGGGGTTCGGCGCCCGCTTGCTGGCCCCCTTATTCAATCGGCCACGGGCGTGGCAGTGCATCGATGCCCTGACGGGTACCACCATGCTGGTGCTGGCGTGGCTGGTTGCCTGGGGGATGTAG
- the phaC gene encoding class I poly(R)-hydroxyalkanoic acid synthase — translation MSDAQDRLSQMGELAQRWQKLWQAQLQQQLSGQPRAQVPDPQSIQHTFEALWRAVLEKPAPMLQAQADFWRDYGALTEQAMRQYWQGEAVPTGAADKRFKDELWNSNPLFGFIKQAYLLTARHIQASVDAAEGLDPGTSRRAAFYTRQFVDAMAPTNFLAGNPTALKATLESGGENLFKGFTHLLEDLERNDGRLMPRMTDLGAFRLGEHIATTPGKVVFQNALMQLIQYAPATGKVHRTPLLVVPPWINKFYILDLKPKNSLLKWLVEQGHTVFVISWVNPDARHRDQGFEDYMRRGVLAALDAIAAATGEQRVNAAAYCIGGTLLAASLAYMAAANDKSYPASRIKSAAFFTTMIDFSEPGELGVFIDEEQLGGLDRYMEEKGYLEGHQMAGVFNLLRENDLIWSFVVNNYLLGREPMPFDLLYWNCDSTRMPAAMHRFYLRKMYLENVLKDAGGVVLGGVPIDMRRIKTPAYFISAREDHIAPWQSTYAGARLLQGPVRFVLGGSGHIAGIVNPPSANKYGYAINPALPATPAEWLAGSSAQEGSWWTDWQAWLQPFVGKPIAAREPGGGGLAAIEDAPGSYVRAKLD, via the coding sequence ATGAGCGATGCGCAAGACCGATTGAGCCAGATGGGCGAGCTGGCCCAGCGCTGGCAAAAACTGTGGCAGGCGCAATTGCAGCAGCAGCTCAGCGGCCAGCCACGTGCTCAGGTGCCCGATCCGCAAAGTATCCAGCATACCTTCGAGGCACTTTGGCGGGCTGTGCTGGAAAAGCCGGCGCCCATGCTGCAAGCCCAGGCTGATTTCTGGCGCGACTATGGGGCACTGACCGAACAAGCCATGCGGCAATACTGGCAAGGCGAAGCGGTACCGACTGGCGCTGCCGACAAGCGCTTCAAGGACGAGCTGTGGAACAGCAATCCCTTGTTCGGCTTTATCAAGCAGGCCTATCTATTGACCGCCCGGCATATTCAAGCGAGCGTGGACGCCGCCGAGGGGCTGGACCCCGGCACGTCCCGCCGGGCCGCCTTCTACACGCGCCAATTCGTCGATGCCATGGCCCCCACCAACTTCCTGGCGGGCAACCCGACCGCGCTGAAAGCCACGCTGGAGTCCGGCGGCGAAAACCTGTTCAAAGGGTTTACCCACCTGCTGGAAGACCTGGAGCGTAACGATGGCCGGCTGATGCCGCGCATGACCGACTTGGGCGCCTTTCGCCTGGGCGAGCATATCGCCACCACGCCAGGCAAGGTGGTATTCCAGAACGCGCTGATGCAATTGATCCAATATGCGCCCGCCACCGGCAAGGTCCACCGCACGCCCTTGCTGGTGGTGCCGCCGTGGATCAACAAGTTCTATATCCTCGACCTGAAGCCGAAGAACTCGCTGCTCAAGTGGCTGGTGGAGCAGGGGCATACCGTCTTTGTCATTTCCTGGGTCAATCCGGATGCGCGCCACCGGGACCAGGGTTTTGAAGACTATATGCGGCGGGGTGTATTAGCGGCGCTGGATGCGATTGCCGCGGCCACCGGCGAGCAGCGCGTTAACGCGGCTGCCTACTGCATAGGCGGAACCCTGCTGGCGGCCAGCCTGGCCTATATGGCGGCGGCCAACGATAAAAGCTATCCGGCCAGCCGCATCAAGTCGGCGGCGTTTTTTACCACCATGATCGACTTCAGCGAGCCGGGCGAACTAGGCGTGTTTATCGACGAGGAACAATTGGGCGGCCTGGACCGATACATGGAGGAAAAAGGCTATCTGGAAGGGCACCAGATGGCGGGGGTATTCAATCTGCTGCGCGAAAACGACCTGATCTGGAGTTTTGTCGTCAATAACTACCTGCTGGGCCGGGAACCCATGCCCTTCGACCTACTGTATTGGAACTGCGATTCGACCCGCATGCCGGCGGCCATGCATCGCTTCTACCTGCGCAAGATGTATCTGGAAAACGTTTTGAAGGATGCGGGCGGAGTGGTGCTGGGCGGGGTGCCCATCGATATGCGCCGGATCAAGACGCCCGCGTACTTTATCTCGGCGCGCGAGGACCATATCGCGCCCTGGCAATCGACCTATGCCGGCGCGAGGCTGCTGCAAGGGCCGGTCCGCTTCGTGTTGGGTGGATCGGGCCATATCGCCGGCATCGTCAACCCGCCCAGCGCCAACAAATACGGCTACGCCATCAATCCGGCCTTGCCGGCCACGCCGGCAGAATGGCTGGCCGGCAGCAGCGCGCAGGAAGGGTCGTGGTGGACCGATTGGCAAGCATGGCTGCAGCCCTTCGTGGGTAAACCGATAGCGGCGCGCGAACCGGGCGGCGGCGGCCTGGCGGCAATCGAGGATGCGCCGGGCAGCTACGTGCGGGCGAAGCTGGACTAG
- a CDS encoding dioxygenase family protein produces MSRLPTLFVSHGSPMLAVNPGRTGAAWHSIATTLPKPRAILVVSAHWLSAEPILGSVGQPDTIHDFGGFPADLFQIQYRPPGEPDLAARAAAMLAAAGFPVSLDAVRGLDHGAWVPLMNMYPAADIPVLQLSIQPRANPGHHFRLGKALAGLRDEGVLLLASGSLTHNLRELSFGAPEGVANAQYVLDFQEWVHERLQADDLDALLDYRQQAPAAARAHPSDEHLLPLFVALGAAGEKRRASRLYSGITEGGLAMDTYAFDQDQVR; encoded by the coding sequence ATGTCACGCCTGCCCACGCTCTTTGTCTCGCACGGCTCACCCATGTTGGCCGTGAATCCCGGCCGTACCGGCGCGGCCTGGCACAGTATTGCCACCACCCTGCCCAAGCCCCGCGCCATCCTGGTCGTGTCCGCCCATTGGCTGAGCGCCGAACCTATCCTGGGCAGCGTGGGCCAGCCGGACACCATCCACGACTTTGGCGGTTTTCCGGCGGACTTGTTCCAGATCCAATATCGCCCGCCCGGCGAGCCCGATCTGGCGGCCCGGGCCGCCGCGATGCTGGCCGCTGCCGGCTTCCCGGTATCCCTGGATGCGGTGCGCGGCCTGGATCATGGCGCCTGGGTGCCACTGATGAATATGTACCCGGCGGCCGATATACCCGTGCTGCAATTATCCATCCAGCCACGGGCCAATCCCGGGCACCATTTCCGCTTGGGCAAAGCGTTGGCAGGACTGCGCGACGAAGGCGTACTGCTGCTGGCGTCGGGCAGCCTGACCCACAATCTGCGCGAGCTGAGTTTTGGCGCGCCGGAAGGCGTGGCCAATGCGCAATACGTATTGGATTTTCAGGAATGGGTGCACGAGCGATTGCAAGCCGACGACCTGGACGCGCTGCTGGACTATCGCCAACAGGCTCCCGCCGCCGCACGCGCCCATCCGAGCGACGAGCATCTGCTGCCGCTCTTTGTGGCCTTGGGCGCTGCCGGAGAGAAAAGACGGGCCAGCCGCCTGTACAGCGGCATCACCGAAGGCGGGCTGGCCATGGATACCTACGCTTTCGACCAGGATCAGGTTCGATAG
- the fliD gene encoding flagellar filament capping protein FliD produces MSVKGISEAAFLQLNQAKRPGAAGGASLPNAADSFAVQLAQFKTQTMGALMSDKGASSVDALGGSKPAGGSDPLSALTGSRASTATTGLNPALFDPQAGYDMMSLINKKDVNYQAQFAELSEMKTHLLGMQQAGKYLGDIKTSTGDDAIKAQLQEFTTQYNRWVQRFDGDMQAGGVLAGTQAAQVSRYELEQNIKNIFYGAKSGMHGMADLGVTIDPDTKLASLDADKLASALKGNRQGVVDTVQDFSGHFVHSAELLNSDGNFILKQLANLNKAIHYIADNRTSLQAEFGSGDAAQPTGKLAEALAAYQRSYRT; encoded by the coding sequence ATGTCAGTCAAGGGTATCAGTGAGGCCGCCTTTTTACAGCTCAATCAGGCCAAGCGCCCCGGCGCGGCCGGAGGCGCCAGCTTGCCGAACGCCGCGGATTCCTTCGCCGTGCAGTTGGCCCAGTTCAAGACCCAGACCATGGGCGCATTGATGAGCGATAAGGGAGCCAGTAGCGTCGATGCCCTGGGGGGCAGCAAGCCGGCGGGCGGTAGCGATCCATTGTCGGCGCTGACCGGCAGCCGGGCCAGTACGGCCACCACCGGACTGAATCCCGCCTTGTTCGACCCGCAGGCGGGCTACGACATGATGAGCCTGATCAATAAGAAGGACGTCAACTACCAAGCCCAGTTCGCCGAATTGAGCGAGATGAAGACGCATTTGCTCGGTATGCAGCAGGCCGGCAAGTATCTGGGCGATATCAAGACCTCGACCGGCGACGACGCCATCAAGGCGCAACTGCAGGAATTCACCACGCAATACAACCGCTGGGTCCAGCGCTTCGACGGCGATATGCAGGCAGGCGGAGTACTGGCGGGTACGCAGGCGGCCCAAGTGTCGCGCTATGAGTTGGAGCAAAATATCAAGAATATCTTCTACGGCGCCAAATCCGGTATGCATGGCATGGCCGATCTGGGGGTGACCATAGACCCGGACACCAAGCTGGCCAGCCTGGATGCCGACAAGCTGGCATCCGCACTGAAGGGCAATCGGCAAGGTGTGGTGGATACCGTGCAGGATTTCAGCGGCCATTTCGTTCATTCGGCCGAGCTGCTTAATTCGGATGGCAATTTCATTCTCAAGCAACTCGCCAACCTGAACAAAGCGATTCACTACATCGCCGATAACCGCACTTCGCTGCAAGCGGAATTCGGTAGCGGCGATGCCGCCCAGCCCACGGGCAAACTGGCCGAGGCCCTGGCGGCCTACCAGCGTAGCTATCGAACCTGA
- a CDS encoding M81 family metallopeptidase has protein sequence MARIGIAGFLHETNTFAASLARFTTFAEADAWPALQWGEELFASVAGVNIPVAGFVDAIRAQGHTPVPLLWASANPSGPVSEDAFEAVWWLLQRALAEAGPLDALFLDLHGAMVCEHLHDGEGELLARLRKLLGSALPILASLDFHANISQEMVALSDALLVYRTYPHVDMAATGGRAAALLPALLGGERFHKVLRPLPFLIPMPWQCTLVEPMQSLMTLSADLEGEGIAAAAFVPGFPLADTVDSGPAVLVHGRDPATTDAIAARLFEAVLAVRDRFAGKLWQPAAAVAHAIRHGQPGRTIVLADSQDNPGGGGDSNRTEMIDELLRQSAHACVGLLCDAEAAAAAHAAGPGGFVPGGFGVGVPLPGPWRVAALGDGRLVGTGPFYAGCHMQLGPMARLERDGVSVLLSSRKQQAADQAMFRHLGIEPSEQSVLVLKSSVHFRADFGALAAEILLVAAPGANVADLRELTYRYCRRRPLA, from the coding sequence ATGGCACGCATCGGCATTGCCGGCTTTCTGCACGAGACCAATACCTTTGCCGCCAGCCTGGCGCGCTTCACGACATTTGCCGAAGCCGACGCCTGGCCCGCCCTGCAATGGGGTGAGGAACTGTTCGCCAGCGTAGCCGGCGTGAATATCCCGGTGGCCGGCTTTGTCGATGCCATCCGTGCCCAGGGCCATACGCCGGTACCCTTGCTGTGGGCCTCGGCCAATCCCTCCGGCCCGGTCAGCGAGGACGCCTTCGAGGCGGTCTGGTGGCTGCTGCAGCGGGCGCTGGCGGAGGCCGGTCCGCTCGATGCGCTCTTTCTCGACCTGCATGGCGCCATGGTGTGCGAGCACCTGCACGACGGCGAAGGGGAATTGCTGGCCCGGCTACGGAAATTGCTGGGCTCGGCGCTGCCTATCCTGGCCAGTCTGGATTTCCACGCCAATATCAGCCAGGAGATGGTGGCCTTGAGCGATGCGCTCCTGGTCTACCGCACCTACCCGCACGTTGATATGGCCGCTACCGGTGGCCGCGCTGCTGCTTTGTTGCCGGCGCTGCTGGGCGGCGAACGTTTCCACAAGGTTCTGCGTCCCTTGCCCTTCCTGATCCCCATGCCTTGGCAATGCACGCTGGTCGAACCCATGCAAAGCCTGATGACGCTCAGTGCCGACCTGGAAGGGGAGGGCATAGCGGCAGCCGCCTTCGTGCCGGGATTCCCCTTGGCCGACACGGTCGATAGCGGACCGGCCGTACTGGTCCATGGCCGCGATCCGGCGACTACCGATGCAATCGCTGCGCGGCTGTTCGAGGCGGTGCTGGCCGTGCGCGACCGCTTCGCCGGCAAACTGTGGCAGCCGGCGGCAGCCGTTGCCCATGCCATTCGCCATGGCCAGCCTGGCAGGACCATCGTCCTTGCCGATAGCCAGGACAATCCTGGTGGTGGTGGCGACAGCAATCGTACCGAGATGATCGACGAACTACTGCGCCAATCCGCCCATGCCTGTGTCGGCCTGCTATGCGATGCCGAGGCCGCCGCGGCTGCGCATGCCGCTGGTCCGGGTGGGTTCGTACCGGGCGGCTTCGGCGTCGGCGTGCCGCTCCCGGGGCCCTGGCGGGTAGCCGCGCTGGGCGATGGCCGCCTGGTCGGTACGGGACCCTTCTACGCCGGTTGCCATATGCAATTGGGGCCCATGGCCAGGCTGGAGCGGGACGGCGTCAGCGTGCTGCTTTCCAGCCGCAAACAGCAGGCCGCCGACCAGGCCATGTTCCGTCATCTCGGCATCGAGCCCTCCGAGCAGTCCGTGTTGGTGCTGAAAAGCTCGGTCCATTTCCGTGCCGATTTCGGTGCCCTTGCCGCGGAGATATTGTTGGTGGCGGCCCCTGGCGCCAACGTCGCCGATTTGCGGGAATTGACCTACCGGTATTGCCGCCGCAGACCCCTGGCTTAG
- a CDS encoding iron-containing alcohol dehydrogenase gives MNDISAMRANWNYPTAVKAGAGRIAELPQWCRTLNMRRPLLITDPGLAGLAMVASAVERCRQDGLDCGLFSAIKGNPTGRNVEDGVAAYRAGDHDGVIAFGGGSALDAAKAVALMVGQDRPLWDFEDIGDNYLRVNVAGMAPVVAVPTTAGTGSEVGRASLIMDEAAQLKRIIFHARMLPAVVILDPELSTGLPAGLTAATGLDALSHSLEAYCSPFYHPMAAGIALEGMRLVKDYLPRAVGDGHDLEARMQMLVASSMGATAFQRGLGAMHALAHPLGALFDAHHGMLNAILMPYVLKANQAVIDERITALARYLDLPNPSFGAFLDWVLRLRETVGIPHTLAAIGIDESQLQRVGEMAVQDGSAGTNPIPFTALQYSELARRAVVGLL, from the coding sequence ATGAACGATATCAGCGCCATGCGCGCCAACTGGAATTACCCAACCGCCGTCAAGGCGGGAGCCGGGCGCATCGCCGAACTGCCGCAGTGGTGCCGCACGCTGAATATGCGGCGACCGCTGCTGATTACCGACCCTGGCCTGGCCGGGCTGGCCATGGTCGCCAGCGCGGTCGAGCGCTGCCGTCAGGATGGCCTGGATTGCGGTCTTTTCAGCGCAATCAAAGGCAATCCCACCGGGCGGAACGTGGAGGACGGGGTAGCCGCCTATCGAGCGGGCGACCATGACGGCGTGATCGCCTTCGGCGGCGGTTCGGCGTTGGACGCTGCCAAGGCGGTGGCGCTGATGGTGGGGCAGGATCGCCCGCTATGGGATTTCGAGGATATCGGCGACAACTACCTGCGGGTCAACGTGGCCGGCATGGCCCCGGTGGTGGCGGTACCCACTACCGCCGGCACCGGCTCGGAAGTGGGGCGCGCCTCGCTGATCATGGACGAAGCGGCCCAGCTCAAGCGCATCATCTTCCATGCCCGCATGTTGCCGGCCGTGGTGATACTCGATCCGGAATTGAGCACCGGCCTGCCCGCCGGCCTGACCGCCGCGACGGGACTGGATGCGCTGAGCCATAGCCTGGAGGCGTATTGTTCGCCGTTCTACCATCCGATGGCGGCCGGCATCGCCCTGGAAGGCATGCGGCTGGTGAAGGACTACCTGCCGCGCGCGGTCGGCGATGGACACGATCTGGAAGCGCGCATGCAGATGCTGGTCGCCAGCAGCATGGGCGCGACCGCCTTCCAGCGGGGGCTGGGCGCCATGCATGCGCTGGCCCATCCCCTGGGTGCCCTGTTCGACGCCCACCACGGCATGTTGAACGCCATCCTGATGCCCTATGTGCTGAAGGCCAACCAAGCCGTCATCGATGAGCGCATCACCGCACTGGCGCGCTATCTCGATCTACCCAACCCATCGTTCGGCGCTTTTCTAGACTGGGTACTCCGGCTGCGCGAAACGGTCGGCATCCCGCACACGCTGGCCGCGATAGGCATAGATGAAAGCCAATTGCAGCGGGTCGGCGAGATGGCGGTGCAGGACGGTTCCGCCGGCACCAATCCCATCCCGTTCACGGCGCTGCAATACAGTGAGCTGGCACGCCGCGCGGTGGTGGGTTTGCTGTAG